The following are encoded in a window of Novosphingobium sp. ZN18A2 genomic DNA:
- the dapF gene encoding diaminopimelate epimerase, which translates to MRVPFRKMHGLGNDFVVIDGREAAFAISPARAAALADRHTGIGCDQLILLEPSERADVKMRIFNPDGGEVDACGNASRAIGLLLGGETRIETLGGMIEAREAADGIAVDMGSPRFEWDKIPLAYAMDTLVMPVGWEELDQPCAVNVGNPHAVFFVPDCDGVDLGRLGPVIETDPLFPERVNVNVATVEGPDRIRLRVWERGAGLTRACGTGACATAVAAMRRKLVDRTVTVALPGGPLRIDWPEGGMITMTGPAQTSFTGTFDDADYPL; encoded by the coding sequence ATGCGCGTTCCTTTCCGCAAGATGCATGGCCTGGGCAACGATTTCGTCGTGATCGACGGGCGCGAAGCCGCGTTCGCCATATCGCCAGCACGCGCCGCCGCGCTGGCGGATCGGCATACGGGTATCGGCTGCGACCAGCTTATCCTGCTGGAGCCGAGCGAACGCGCCGACGTGAAGATGCGCATCTTCAATCCCGATGGCGGCGAAGTGGACGCCTGCGGCAACGCAAGCCGCGCCATCGGTCTTCTGCTGGGTGGCGAAACGCGGATCGAAACGCTGGGCGGCATGATCGAAGCACGCGAGGCGGCGGACGGCATTGCCGTGGACATGGGATCGCCGCGTTTCGAATGGGACAAGATCCCGCTTGCCTATGCGATGGACACGCTGGTCATGCCGGTCGGCTGGGAAGAGCTTGACCAGCCATGCGCGGTCAACGTCGGCAATCCGCACGCGGTGTTCTTCGTGCCCGATTGCGACGGGGTGGACCTTGGCCGCCTTGGCCCTGTGATAGAGACCGATCCGCTTTTCCCCGAACGCGTCAACGTGAACGTCGCGACCGTCGAGGGGCCGGACCGCATCCGCCTGCGCGTGTGGGAGCGCGGCGCCGGGCTTACCCGCGCCTGCGGCACCGGCGCTTGCGCAACGGCGGTGGCGGCAATGCGGCGCAAGCTGGTGGATCGCACCGTCACGGTTGCCCTCCCCGGCGGCCCGCTGCGCATCGACTGGCCCGAAGGCGGCATGATCACGATGACCGGCCCTGCCCAGACCAGCTTTACCGGCACGTTCGACGACGCGGATTACCCGCTTTGA